A single region of the Pseudomonas solani genome encodes:
- a CDS encoding NAD(P)/FAD-dependent oxidoreductase, whose translation MTHRIVIVGGGAGGLELATRLGRTLGKKGQAKVILADANLTHIWKPLLHEVAAGSLNSTENELNYVAQGKWNHFEFQLGRMSGLDRTRKAIQLAATLDEDGRELVPAREVPYDSLVIAVGSTTNDFGTEGASRHCIFLDTREQAERFHRQLLSHYLRAHAREGNSDQISVAIVGAGATGVELAAELHHAAHELAAYGLDSIQPENMRITLIEAGPRVLPALPEHISAPVHKTLEQLGVTVMTGAAVSEVTAEGLRTAQGEVIPASLKVWAAGIRAPAFLKDLDGLESNRINQLVVKPTLQTTRDDAIFAFGDCAACPLGDGSDRSVPPRAQAAHQQASLLVKSLKLRIAGQQELPEYRYKDYGSLISLSSFSAVGNLMGNLMGSVKLEGWLARMFYISLYRMHQMALYGGFRTLLLMLSDRIGRSTDPRLKLH comes from the coding sequence ATGACCCATCGTATCGTTATCGTCGGCGGCGGCGCCGGCGGGCTGGAGCTCGCCACCCGTCTGGGTAGAACCCTGGGCAAGAAAGGCCAGGCCAAGGTCATCCTGGCCGACGCCAACCTGACGCACATCTGGAAACCCCTGCTGCACGAAGTGGCCGCCGGCTCCTTGAACTCCACGGAGAACGAGCTGAACTACGTCGCCCAGGGCAAATGGAACCACTTCGAGTTCCAGCTCGGCCGCATGAGCGGTCTGGACCGCACGCGCAAGGCCATCCAGCTCGCCGCCACTCTCGACGAGGACGGCCGTGAACTGGTGCCCGCCCGTGAAGTGCCCTACGACAGCCTGGTGATCGCCGTCGGCAGTACCACCAACGACTTCGGCACCGAAGGCGCGTCCCGCCACTGCATCTTCCTCGACACCCGCGAGCAGGCCGAACGCTTCCACCGCCAGCTGCTCAGCCACTACCTGCGCGCCCACGCCCGGGAAGGCAACAGCGACCAGATCAGCGTCGCCATCGTCGGCGCCGGTGCTACCGGTGTGGAACTGGCCGCCGAGCTGCACCACGCCGCCCACGAACTGGCCGCCTACGGCCTGGACAGCATCCAGCCGGAGAACATGCGCATCACCTTGATCGAAGCCGGCCCGCGCGTCCTGCCGGCGCTGCCCGAGCACATCAGCGCGCCGGTGCACAAGACCCTGGAACAGCTCGGCGTCACCGTGATGACCGGCGCCGCGGTCAGCGAGGTCACCGCCGAAGGCCTGCGCACCGCCCAAGGCGAGGTGATCCCCGCCAGCCTCAAGGTCTGGGCCGCCGGCATCCGCGCGCCCGCCTTCCTCAAGGACCTGGACGGCCTCGAAAGCAACCGCATCAACCAGCTGGTGGTCAAACCCACCCTGCAGACCACCCGTGACGACGCCATCTTCGCCTTCGGCGACTGTGCCGCCTGCCCCCTGGGCGACGGCAGCGACCGCAGCGTGCCTCCGCGCGCCCAGGCCGCCCACCAGCAGGCCTCGCTGCTGGTGAAGTCGCTGAAGCTGCGCATCGCCGGCCAGCAGGAGCTGCCCGAGTACCGCTACAAGGACTACGGTTCGCTGATCTCCCTCTCCAGCTTCAGCGCCGTCGGCAACCTCATGGGCAACCTGATGGGCAGCGTCAAGCTCGAAGGCTGGCTGGCGCGGATGTTCTACATCTCGCTCTACCGCATGCACCAGATGGCGCTCTACGGTGGCTTCCGCACCCTGCTGCTGATGCTCAGCGACCGCATCGGCCGCAGCACCGACCCGCGCCTGAAGCTCCACTGA